Genomic window (Peromyscus maniculatus bairdii isolate BWxNUB_F1_BW_parent chromosome 10, HU_Pman_BW_mat_3.1, whole genome shotgun sequence):
CCCATACAGAGAAGCATCTCTACTCTGCAGTGTGCTAGTCATGCGAAGTTGATCTTGAGTGTCGGCTGGGCTCTATGTCTTCTGGAGACCTGGTCCGGTTGTGTGTATCCAGATACTCATAGTACAGGGTTCTTCTTATCAGTTTTCTCAGCCCTTCTCACCACTTGTCTTTCTTGGGGAGTGACTAGCTGTCTGCCAGCGACGATTTTCAATGTCTTATGTCCTTGTTTCCAACAGGATCTCATAATGTCGTCTGTGAACCCAGCTCATACTTATAGGGCAGTCTCCATAGACGCCACATGAACAGTAGCCTCAGCACATGAGCAACCAATTGAGAACCATTATCAAACAGACAATGTTTGGGTTCTGATCAACCACCAGTGGACGGTGGAGCATGGCATTACTGTCATCTCTAAACCCAGCTTCTGACAACAAAACTAAGTAGTCAAGTGCTCCTTAAGCGATGCCACCAACCAAACTGACATCCATAGATCTTAAATCTTACTTTTTTATTCATCTGAGCTATCTCAAAGATCGAAGTTTcctaatttattaaaaaaaaactgtatataaTAACTATAGAATTTATAGACTAACTCCTTATTTTCTCAAGAGTATTCTTGGTAATAGAATGGCTAAAAAGCTATATCTCCCTAAAAAATACTCTTTGGAGGGCTGTtttgtactttgatcatatttcttCCCAACTTTACTTTCCAGGAGAAAAATACTACATTTCACTGATTTCTATATGTTTTTCCCCCTTAGCTCtaccaggaaggaagggaagagagggagaagaggagggaagggcatGTAGAATGGAAGTCAGATATGGTCTCTACTTCAATTTTGCTTCTAATGACCATTCAACTTGAAGCAAGTTAGTGATTTCGCCTGAGTTTTGGCTTTCCCTCCCACTAAATATCGCAGTcaatccatgtgcccttcatagAGATCATGTGAAATGATGACTACCTGcctacacagtggagtattagaACACACAGCAATTAATTAACCTCGTAACCAGAACTTtggactttttaaagatttatttttatttttaattatgtgtattgtgtatgggTCTGTGTGGGGATATGTGAACTTGAACGcaagtaccctcagaggccagaagaggatgtcagtctcctggagctggagttacaggtggttgtaagtcaACTGATATGGGTGCTAATAAGATATTAAGAGCAATTGCTCTTAATTGTGAGCCTTACCTCTAGTctcaaattttataaatttttgtcATAGAAGTAATAATCACAATGATGACCCTGTAGCATCACAAAACATCTCTTGGTTACAAAAGATTCTATTCAGCATAATATATTGatggtaaatattttattacattctgATTAACTAGAAATTGGTCAGCCATGTATGGAATTATACATTCTcaattaatgaaaacatttactcGATGTGATTTATAAATCATTACTTAAATCAGCCATTAAACAAACACTAAGTATATACTGTGTGCTAACAGCTACCAAAAGTTAGGGATTTAGATGAAAAAAATGATCAGACTGTGTATCCAGATTCATGGTTATTGTGCATTTCTTGGATCAGAGCTTCTTTTTGCATGGCTGGTGTTAGTCTGAGCTCTAGGGGGGGGAACCTCATTAATTACGATTGTGTTAAGGCACAGCACTGTTCTAAACTCTGCTTGTATGTTTTAGGCTTATGGCTGGCTACATGAAGACACAGGACCAGACTCTGACCCGGTTGTCATTGTGAGATTTCTAGGGACGACAGACATGAGTGTTGATCTGAAGACACTCCTTCTAAGTGTTTGCGAACAAATGGCCGTCAGCTACAGGTGTCTGGTTCAAAGCTATCCTAAGAAGATCCATGACCTTCGTGACTTATTTATAAACCTGTTGAATGAGTCTTCACTGCAGAGGCCTCTGGTGATAATATTTGATGCCCTAGAGCAGCTCTCGGAGAACGATGATGCTAGGAAGCTTTGGTGGCTACCTGCTCACCTTCCCCGGTTCGTGCGGATCGTCCTCTCCACACTGCCCAACAAACATGGGATCCTGCAGAAACTAAGGTGCCTTATCCATGAAGAAGACAACTACATCGAGCTGATTCCTCGGGACAGAAAGATGTGCAGCCAGGTCCTCAAACACCAGCTGCTGAGAGTCAAAAGAAAGGTCACATCAGGCCAGCAGATTTATGTAAACAATGCATTCTCCAAGTGCACGCTGCCTATGTTTGTGAACCTGACTTTCAGGGAGGTGAGACATTGGAGATCTCACAAGGATGTGGATGAATCCTCCCTCTGTGTGACTGTTCATGAAAGTATAGAACAGTTATTCTGGTCCTTGGAGAAGAAGTGTGGTCAGAAACTGGTCTCCAGAGCTCTAGGTTACATCACCATGGCCAAAATGGGTTTGAGTGAGATGGAACTGGAGGATGTGTTAGCTCTGGACAACAGCGTTATGAATGAACTCAATGAGAACACCAGACCCAGCAATCCCCTGAGAGTACCTTACCTGTACATCGCAAGGCTCAAGGAGGGGCTCAATGGATATTTAATAGAAAGACACGTGAAGAATGTCACACTCTTAGTCTGGGCCAACAGACACCTGCAGCTCATAGCCCAGAAGCTCTATCTGCAGGAGGACAAAAACCTTCGTGAGATGCACACAATCCTGGCCGATTATTTTCTAGGGGTGTGGTcgggaggcaggaggaaagctTTCTGCCTGGAAGACCCCTACTTGAACGGCTGCCTCGACTTAGAGAATAGGAGCCTGCTCGAGGAAGAAAAGCACTTCATGGAACAAGCATCCTTTGACAGGCAGGCCCCCGACCAGCCCTGGGTTTTCCAGTGTAACCCTCTAGAGCCCGATATCTTTTTTGTCAATCACAGGAAAATGTCTGAGCTCTTGTATCATCTGACAAGGTGTGGGAAAACCGATGACCTGCTCTACGGAATCATCATGAACTTCAGCTGGCTTTACACCATGATCAAAATTGGCCAGTTCGACAAAGTGCTCGCAGACATAGAACTGGCTTACAACTACTCCCAAGAAAAGGAGCTGAAGTTCCTAGCCAGCACGCTCCGTGGCATCAGAAACAAGGTCATCACATTCCCAGGCTCCCTTTCAGCAGAGCTCCAGCAGAGGCTGCTGCCTGTGGTGAGGTCCCTGCCCAAACTCAGACATCTTCTTCTAGAATGTGACAAAGACGGACCTAAATACTGCTCCATCGTTCCTCTTCACTCATCCATGGATGTGACGTACAGCCCAGAGCGGCTCCCCTTAGCAGCCAGCCACCTGCACGTTACGGAGATTCtgcccacctgtaaccccagcactgttcTCACAGCTTTAGAAAATGGTTCCATCAGCACGTGGGATGTCGAAACGCGCCAGCTACTCAGGCAAATCACCACAGCCCAGTCTGTCATCCTGGGCATGAAGCTCACCAGTGACGAGAAGTACCTCGTCGTTGCTACAACAAACAACACTCTGCTGATTTACGACAACGTCAATTCCTGCCTCCTGTCTGAGGTGGAGATCAAAGGGACCAAGCATGGAAGTGGCTCCACCTACATCAACGGATTTACACTCTCTGTCAATCATGCCCTTGCATGGCTGGAGGCCAGCAAAGATGTCACTGTCATTGATCTGCTCTATGGATGGCCCCTTTACCAGTTCCACTGCTGGTATGAAGTGACCTGTGTCCAATGCTCTCTGGATGGGGTGTATGCTTTCTGTGGCCAGTACCTCAACAATACCACCATTTTCCACTTAGGGAGTGGAGAAAAGTTGTGTACAGTGACATCAGAATTTTCAGGTGGCTTTGTAAAGTTTCTTCTCATCTTGGACACAGCTCAAGAGATGGTCATGGTAGACAGTGAGGGGAGCCTCTCTGTTTGGAATACAGAGGACATATCCAACCCCCAGCTGACCGAAGACTTTGACTGCCGAAAGGATGACAGCGAGGTGGTGAGCATTGAACTTTCTGAGGACCAAAGTGCAATTCTGATCTGTAAAGCTCTAAGCATTGAGCTCTTAGACACCGGCATGTGGAAGGTCGCTGAGAAGTTCAGAGCCAGGCACAATGAACGATTTATATCCGCCGTGCTATCCAAAAATGGAGACTGCATCATTGCCACCATGGAGAACACCCCAGCGGTGTTCTTCTGGAGGCGGGACACAGGACAGTGCATGGCAAGCTTGCAGGAAGTCTCAGGGACCATAGTGAAGCTGGTCAAATCTAGTCACCACAATATGCTACTGTCTTTATCAACCAGTGGTGTTCTTTCCATCTGGGATATAGACATCATCACAGCTATGTCCAACATAGATAAAACTGGGAAACCCATCCAGAGTCTGGTGTTGCCTGCCAGAGGGGAAATCATTTACTCTCTTGACGGCTCTGATTGCGTTCATAAATGGAACTTCAGCAGTGGGTTCATTGAAGCGGTATTTAAGCATGAAGGGATAGTGGAACACTGTGTGTTAACTTCCGCTGGAGACCTCATGGTGACATCTGATGACAAAAGCAGCCAATATGTCTGGCATACCAGCAGTGGGGAAAACCTCTTCCGAATTAATGGGCAGAGGATATCCCAGCTGCTGATCACACATAATGACCAGTTTGTGGTCTCTCTGTGTGAGGAAAATGCCTCCAGGGTTTGGAGACTGGCCACAGGCCACAGAGTCTGCAACATCTTGACCACTTTGCAAAATGCCTTCATTACCTCTGCAAACACCTTCGTGGTTGgaatgaccaaaagcaaagtgCTGGCAGTCAGTCTTTGGACGGGGAGTATCACCAAGAAATTTTGCTGCGAAGATGGGATCACCATTGTGAATTTCAAGTTGATCCCCGACTGTCCTGACATCATCGTGTTTATCACATCAGCTGAGACTGTAAACATCTGGAGTCTGACCGACGAAGTGATCTGTCGACGCGTGCAGCTTCCAAGCAACTTCTTGAAAAACCTGGAGGACTTCGAAATCTCTCCCAATGGGAAGCTAGGCATTCTATCCCGGGGAGATGAAAACATCAACGTGCTCGATTTACACAGTGGAAAGCTGCGGGTGGTTCATGCCTCTGGGGTCATCTGGAGGCAGAGACTCTCTCGAGATGGTCGCTACCTGGTATATATTTGTTTtcggaatggggaggaggaggaggagaatgatgCCACCTCCAGCTTAATCGTCATGAGACTGGCTGATGGCAAAAACATCGGTGCTTGTTCCCTTTACAAAACACCAACTTTCCTTGCGCTCTCACAGAGACACCTGAACATCATTGTCGGCTTTGATGATGGGAGTATAGGAATATACACAGTCGTGGACCGTGTCGATGCTGCGCTGAAAATCAAAATTGCCACTTCCAACAGCAGGCAGATCTTCAACAATGCAACGCAGACATCCAGGCCAAAGTCGAACAGTTACTCCTTTAAAGTGTCCGTGGACTGCCTGTGGAGAGAGTCCACTGAGGTCTTTGCAAGAGACAGCCCCATCACCGTGAGTGACTCCTCAGAGTCCAACGAGGCAACGCCTTCCAAGAAACACAACTCTTGTTATGACCGGGTGTGCGCTGCCCTTGAATCCCGGAGCCACAGCTATACACCAGATAACTGACATGATGTTTATCCTGCTCAACGGAAATCCACAcacaacagacaaaaaaaaaagcaaagtgaatCTTCTGCATCACAATGATAAGCTGCTCGTTTCTTAAAAAGCAGGAAAGACGCTGGAATTCTGAATTGACTAATGTCCTTGTGAAAAGAACAGAACTCTGAGACTTGACTTGGGTGCCATCTTTTTGTCCAAATGTGTTAGGCAAATAGAGAGCTTCCATAAGTGTTAGTGAAATGGCCATTTCACCTAGAAGAGAGGGGATACAGTGTTTTAAATTTGCTGTATAATAAGAATCAGCACAATTCACTACACTGATTCAGATGAGAGAAGCTAGACTTATAGGTAGACCAGTTGGACTAGAAATAGTTCTACCGAAGTCCATTGAAATCATGATGGCAAAGAACTATCTGTCTCTGAATGGTGGTGTGATAGCAAATTGCAGCCTTAATCTCTCTTTACGTTTCCCAATCCTGACAACTGTGTAAACTTAGTCTGCATACAAGAGGTCTAATGGTGCAAAATCATGTCTGAATGATGTCCAGATGTGTTCCAGTTTCCCAAGACACCACATACAATGTGAGATGGTGAACAGCCTGGGAGGAGAACTAACTACCACTATTATAGGGCTACTGAACACAGAGAGTCAGTCTTCATCAAAATACACTCACAACAACTGCATGCAAAGGTTTCTGTGTCATGGAATATATCCTTTTTAAACCGTTTCTTTCTTGGATTGCAAAAGAACCCACTTAATAAGAAACTGCAATCTTTTTACACTTTTTCTTGAGATGCCTATTTGTGATGAGTGTAAAGAATTATAGAAAGGGCATTACAAACGTGGTCAAAACACCTGTTCCTTTCTTTCATTGTACTAACAAGAGTCTGTACTCTTCAGTCAGCCGTTGGGGAAGCCTAAGTCATTTCCCAGACCCCTGCAGGATCTCTTAATAGGAAGCAAGCTTTTTCAGCACGCCATCTCTGACACACTGATGACATTGCCTTAttctcattccttctctctcctgagtAAAAGTGCAGATACATGACCAAATACTCTGGGACAAACTGACTATGCCTGTCTCTGTGCTAAAATATCCCGTATATCTTAAGGGTGTCCAAAGGTTCTTAGCATCTCTGTTTGTAATCACTTTCTTACTTCTATACACTGTATGTATGCTTCTTTACCTGTTCCACTTCCAGACTGAGGACTTTCCTAGTCTTACCATTTCAAAGCAGAAACTATGAAAtggtactttttttaaaaaaaaaaaaaaaaaacgactttACCAATTTGAAGGAAAACACATCTCAGAAGGTGAAAgtgattttcttccttccatgtcCTCCCCATGGCATGTCCGGGAAGAACTTTCAAGGGGGTCAGGAGCAGTGGTTGGTTTGATTTTCTTTGAAAGTGGAAGTTCCTTAAATCAGGCCAGTGGACAAGGAACTGGCTTATTTTCGTCCCAGCTCCACTGCGAACTCATCATGCTCCTGTACCTGATCTTTAACCTCACCAGTGTATTGCTTTTGTGGACTGCACAGTAAAGGAGGAGATGGTTTCTGCTCCAGCCTGTAGGCCTGATGGGGATGCCGGGAGGAACATGAGAAACACGTCACTGCTGTGACATATTGATTGCCgacataaagggaaaaaaaaaattgtctaaacCCATAGAGAATCCAAGTCAATTGTATTTCACCAGTGAAAAGGTTTAACATGTAAGCATTCAAAGGTGTCACTCAGATATCAACACCTTACTCCATGGTGAAACACTTTTTAGGTGTGTTCCTCATAGTGTAGCTACCAGCCAGTAGGTGGAAGCCCAGGGAGAGCTAAGATCCATATACCCATCATCTGGAGCCCATACTTTTAGCTCTTCAGCCAACACGTTCTTATCCCTGTCCTTATCAGTTGAACCTCCATGCCATACATTTCTAAGAATTAAATGCCTAGATGGATTAAATGTAGTGTGTGAGTGTCCTGTGTAAAAACTAATAGAGTATAATCAAGTGAcctgagtgatttttttcctaacaTGTTTGCAACTGATAGCTCATACTGAATGTTTTTATGTAAACTTTGTATTGTTGGGATGAACTACCCAATCAGagatttatattttcataaatgttaCATTTAGTTCAATTTTGTTACAGAGTTGTTACACTAGACAATTATTTCAGTGTTCGAACAATATACGGTCTTGTGTATGTATCGTTTGTATGAATAAAAGATGAGCTACTTAGGCTTGAGTGCCGCTTGTTTTTTCACCGCTGAGGTTGGCCAGACATAGAAGACCTCAAGCACCAGTGGTTATTCATATTTACCAAAGGTACACTAGAACTGTTCTGGGAGTTTCCAGGCACACAGCCATGCCATCTACACCACAGCCTGGTGAGTTTGGTACTATTACTACTCCACGTTTCTAGGTGATAAAGCTTAGACATAAAGACGGTGGGCATGACCCCAGTGTACGGGCAACATCTTCGATAACTTTCTCAACGCACATCAAAATACTCAGTACCCAGCAGTCACTCGGTGATGGTAACTTCTAAGATTTTGACTAATTTGCAGGTGAGAGATTCGGCTAGTTTGTTAAAGATCACGGGAAGTTACCATAAATGCCtgagtttggtttgttttgtcttgttttccttttctccagtATTCAGGGAAAGTTGATGAACtcagtcaacaaatatttacctAATCACAAATTTCACCAAGAACACAGAAGTCAGTAAAATAACTCTTGCCTTCTAGAGTTTCAGACTCAACAAGAAAACCGGGAGGAAATAAGTtctctgtgtacatgtgcaaGAACACACAACTTCCTCTTGGGGCTGAAGAAGGGAAAGATGGTGGCCAAGGACTGGAGCCGCTCATAAATTCTGAAGTGAGTGAGCAAAACGTAGGAGAACCTTTCTGGATACCTTtgtacacaatcacacacacacatcacatacacacatatatcacatacacacacacatatcacatacacacatacaccacacacaccacacacacaccaaatacatcacatacacacacacatcacatacacaccatacacacaccacatgtacacacaccacatacacacacacacacacaccaccaccaccaccaccaccacaccacctacacacataccacatacacacatacatgcatgcacatgtgcacgtacacacaccacaccacatacacacacacacacacacacacacacacacacacacacacacacacacctttggtcTGAGAATTCCcatacacatcaaaaaaaaaaggatatctTTAAACATGACAGTATTGGAAAGCTTCAGTGATATAAACAATAATCAGATGAAACCTTGTATATAGTTCTCAACAAAGCaaacattctcaaaaaaaaaaaaaagacaactcaaAATTCAACgtttaaaagaaaactaacttttcttACCCTCATCTCTTTCTGGTTGAAATGAACCTCCAAGTTTCCCCCCACTGACTCCAATACCCAAAACAAATTCCAAAGTCTTTGGACCAGTAACACCATGAATATTTCTGACaaggctggaaattgaacctgagaATCACTTATtgtgacaagattttttttccttcaaatcaaTAAACAGCATTTAACAACGTATAAATTCCCTCATAAATGTACCATTTAAAAGCGCACAGCTACCTTAGTGCAAGAAAGGGCCGAAAATCATTACGTGTTCTCCCATAGAGCGTAGTAAATGCCTGTGAAGGCAGGGGGTATCTCGAACGCAAACACTCTAAGAAACTACCGGTCTTAAGGTCTTTGGAAAGTTCTCTgtccagttccttctccagcatcgtGTTTTATCCTCTTTCACTGCGAGCCTTGGGGCGTGGAGAGGAAGGCGAGTAAGCTAGATGGCGCAGTTGCTCAACACATTTTCTTGGCAAACTCCAAAGCCAGGTGGAAAGAAGACCCAAACCTTAACCCGAATTTCAGGATTAAGCCACCAATTCTCCAGCCGTCCTAAGTAAAGCTCCGTGCGTTTGATGGAGCGTCCCACATCCTGACATCCCCAAGGGAAGGGGTCTGGAACCAGGGTTCTTTCACTCCCCCCCACTACAGCCTTTTGGACCCAAGCAAGCTTGCAGCCCCTGGGAATGACCGTCGCAGCGGCGTCTGGGCTGTTTGTCCAGCCGCCAGGCAAGGCGACCAGCAGTGTGCGCGCTCGCGCGCGCGATCTAGCAACTAACGCGGGCTGGCTCGCTGACCCCTTACTCAAGCCTGGATCCTGGGACAGTCCCCTGGTCCCTGCAGCCTGCGTCCGCCGGGACGGGGCGCAGGTAAAGGGTTACGCGTGGCTGGGAGGCTCGCCCGCTGCCCGCCCACGTGACGCGCCGGCCCAATGACCGCGGCCCGGCTGTGGCTGCAGCGCGGCGGGCTCCCGGCGGCGGCACTGAGCCACACTCGCGTGTCCCGGCGCGGACGCCCGAGGCCCCCCCGAAGCCATGGGCGCCCCGACCCTGGAGACGCCGCCCCGCCGCAGGTAAGCAGCGTCCCGGCCCGCGTCGGGCTCCGCGGGGAGGCGGAGGAGGGTTGCGGGTCCTGGGCGGGAGTCCCCGCTTCGTTCCTCGATCGCTCTTACTTCTCGGTTCCCCTTCTCCTGGAGGGACGCGGGGAGAAACGAGGCGAGGCGAAAACCCGTGGTTTTGGTGACTTCGGGGAAAAGTCACGGAATTCAAGCAAGGCGCGGGAAGAGAGGCAACCTGGAGGGAGGCGCGGTTCGGGTTCCCAAACTAAAGGCGTCCGTGCTGGTTGTGGGAAATGGTTGGGTTTTGAAAACTCCCAATTCATGAACTCTCAGCCGTGCCTGGGAACTTAAATTGGACAAATTGCAAGAGATTTTTCCCATCTGCCTGTGTACGGGGTTCACCATATTTTagcatggggtggggggcttTTATTGAATAAAACGGGAAAGGGAATTTGACCGCCCCCGCCCTTTCTTTGAAATGCCCTTGGGTTCTGGGATTGGATCTAAGGCGATGGCGACGGTGCATGGAGGGACTGCCACACCGCGGTGCTCCCCAAGAGCCTGGGACTGGGAGCGTGGGCGCCAGATGCAAACGGTTAAAGGGTCTCGCAGctgtaaatatttaaataggcAAGTATCTCCCAGGTCAGTCACCTGGGGCTCCGTGGCCCTGGGCAGTCCTAATGAAGTGATATTTTTCATCAAGTCACCAAGGAAGAATTTTCCAGTCATCCCAGGCAGATAGCAGTGGGGCGTTTATCCTTTCCAGAGCCGTAATTACCCTGAGAAGCTAAACAAAATAACCCCATCTGCAGTGGCGCCGAACGTTTTGTTTCCCATCGTAGTGTGGCCCCTTGCGCGATGAATGTAGAGGAAGTGGCTGTCCTGGGACACGCTTCAGATTAAAGACAGTGATTCTCGTGTCCCCGTCGCTGTTGATGCGAACGTGTTGGTGGTGGCTTTGTGGACGGATGCTTTGGGTGCTTGAAACTTAGCTATGGTGAAAAAGAAAAGCCCGAAAAGTGGACGAAAAAAGAAATGGGAGTCGTCGTTTTTAGAGGTGGTAGGTTCTGTATTTGCTGGAGTTTTTTCCTCCCGTGTAATTTTCCAGTTAATACTATTTTAAGAAGGATACAATAGTATCTCCCACAAAAATTCCCAGCTAATTCTATTTTAAGAAGGAATTCTAGCCCCCCACACCTAAGCACCGGTGTCCTCTAAACACCGTGTTAGCCCCTTTGGTAAAAATCTCTGTCTTGGGGAAGATCTCTGTAACAATACTACGGAGCTCCTATCATCAAGGCGAGTCCTGGGTTGTTTGTGTTTCTCCAAAGTGTGAAAACTCGGGAAACAGGCAGCTCCAAGGCCCACTGATGAGAAATAAAGGTGGCAGGTGGCAGATCCAGGACGGTGACCTGTGGGTTCGTTTCTCCTGCTCACCCACTCTGCCCATCTTTTGATCCTGTTCCTTGACTTATTctacaaataaatgtttattttatgtcccCAGAAACTTATTGTCTGTGAAGATTTTGATATCTGACAGTGTCCGAATTTAAGTGTGGCCCATCTAAATGTGCTTGCTACATTCCAAAGAGATTTTACACACCCGGATGttgaaaggaaacaaaaccaagctTATCGCTTGAGCATGTACTCTTTCCTAAAAATGGAAGGAGTCCCTCGCTTCTGGCCCTGCCCTCCTCAGAGCTTGAAAACTGTGTTCTCTAAGTCGGGGCCAGGAGCCAGTCTCTGCCCAAGGGCAAAGCAGGTGCTGACCCCTTTCCCCTCAGAACTGCCTGGTGGAGCCCCAGGAGCCCATTGCCTGGGTTTCCTAGAAAGGACTCTGGTTTTCTACTAACTGATGACTAACCTCCTTGTACCTAGTTTCCTCTCTCTAAACAGTGTCTCACATGTTCCTAGTTAGACAGTTTCCCAGTGACCCTGAATCTTGGgctctttcaggttcctgcttaaAGAACCTATTTCGTTTCTAATGTGATCATTAGAGTGGTTGTCTGGATCGTCTTCCTAGATAATTCAGAAAAGACGAGCTGGCAAGAGCTGACTGGACCATCGTAGGGGAAGGACAGGTGTGGAGAATTTCCTGTCTGCAGGTCAGATGGGGGGGGAGCCCAGTCGTGGTCTTTTTAGTGCCTGCTCTTAACCCCAGAGCCATGCTGGCCTCTAGCTGAAcctttcttactctgtttatttCCTGAACACTCCTGAAGAGAGCAAACTGAAAATCAAATCATTCATGTTTTCTCCATGACTGGGATCTTCAGAAAGATGCTAGACCATCAACatgaccctgtcttaaaaatatactttaaacaaTGAGCTGTGATTATGTGT
Coding sequences:
- the Nwd2 gene encoding NACHT and WD repeat domain-containing protein 2, giving the protein MWPAGAGTKLPCPRDSALRRAAFSGNLTALPSHLVPAGRSVRVFISANPEDTGAERQALRETVYPKLREFCRENYGLEFQVIDLYWGVDEDEWDSPELQKMRMKLLEECLKTSAGPCFVGLLGEKYGNIRIPGEVEASEFEMILDAAVEAKLETKLLEDWYCRDENSVPAAYYLRPRLEVTRSNKNSMQPPAGPENERPWQEISDEIKTIFKAAVKLLHEQGKMKHSQAKRYLFSAIEDEFDFALGKQTPAFLKKCVCYIRKIANIERFVKIPEMGKYMDITGTEPRIIRDPEAQEKLIKLRDEFIPTIVASSNLRVYTSVTHCDMKLGYSQEIENHYIEGLGKQFYEDMIDIIQATVQQNFDTETDTLYDEILQHSSLCKTYASFYEYKCESLNILHKYILPSKTGHINPLVVYGGPCTGKTLLLAEVAKKAYGWLHEDTGPDSDPVVIVRFLGTTDMSVDLKTLLLSVCEQMAVSYRCLVQSYPKKIHDLRDLFINLLNESSLQRPLVIIFDALEQLSENDDARKLWWLPAHLPRFVRIVLSTLPNKHGILQKLRCLIHEEDNYIELIPRDRKMCSQVLKHQLLRVKRKVTSGQQIYVNNAFSKCTLPMFVNLTFREVRHWRSHKDVDESSLCVTVHESIEQLFWSLEKKCGQKLVSRALGYITMAKMGLSEMELEDVLALDNSVMNELNENTRPSNPLRVPYLYIARLKEGLNGYLIERHVKNVTLLVWANRHLQLIAQKLYLQEDKNLREMHTILADYFLGVWSGGRRKAFCLEDPYLNGCLDLENRSLLEEEKHFMEQASFDRQAPDQPWVFQCNPLEPDIFFVNHRKMSELLYHLTRCGKTDDLLYGIIMNFSWLYTMIKIGQFDKVLADIELAYNYSQEKELKFLASTLRGIRNKVITFPGSLSAELQQRLLPVVRSLPKLRHLLLECDKDGPKYCSIVPLHSSMDVTYSPERLPLAASHLHVTEILPTCNPSTVLTALENGSISTWDVETRQLLRQITTAQSVILGMKLTSDEKYLVVATTNNTLLIYDNVNSCLLSEVEIKGTKHGSGSTYINGFTLSVNHALAWLEASKDVTVIDLLYGWPLYQFHCWYEVTCVQCSLDGVYAFCGQYLNNTTIFHLGSGEKLCTVTSEFSGGFVKFLLILDTAQEMVMVDSEGSLSVWNTEDISNPQLTEDFDCRKDDSEVVSIELSEDQSAILICKALSIELLDTGMWKVAEKFRARHNERFISAVLSKNGDCIIATMENTPAVFFWRRDTGQCMASLQEVSGTIVKLVKSSHHNMLLSLSTSGVLSIWDIDIITAMSNIDKTGKPIQSLVLPARGEIIYSLDGSDCVHKWNFSSGFIEAVFKHEGIVEHCVLTSAGDLMVTSDDKSSQYVWHTSSGENLFRINGQRISQLLITHNDQFVVSLCEENASRVWRLATGHRVCNILTTLQNAFITSANTFVVGMTKSKVLAVSLWTGSITKKFCCEDGITIVNFKLIPDCPDIIVFITSAETVNIWSLTDEVICRRVQLPSNFLKNLEDFEISPNGKLGILSRGDENINVLDLHSGKLRVVHASGVIWRQRLSRDGRYLVYICFRNGEEEEENDATSSLIVMRLADGKNIGACSLYKTPTFLALSQRHLNIIVGFDDGSIGIYTVVDRVDAALKIKIATSNSRQIFNNATQTSRPKSNSYSFKVSVDCLWRESTEVFARDSPITVSDSSESNEATPSKKHNSCYDRVCAALESRSHSYTPDN